The Tripterygium wilfordii isolate XIE 37 chromosome 4, ASM1340144v1, whole genome shotgun sequence genome has a window encoding:
- the LOC119997223 gene encoding pentatricopeptide repeat-containing protein At5g15010, mitochondrial-like, with amino-acid sequence MRGIRIVRSTTPWILSIIARTHSNFTYTRSVECARPIIEARNSEFSIFSSSFSMSNLEFPSATANPRLQEECRKNDGGDEDGDNDGDDDDDEEGEELKDDAVKQLRVRDEGLVRDINTVVGILQELGSNRVEMKNKQYDVRATKELVDEVLSRVRNDWETAFTFFLWAGKQPGYAHSVREYHSMISILGKMRKFDTAWALIDEMKGSRTGVSLVKPHTLLIMIRRYCAVHDVARAINTFYAYKRFKFDMGMDEFHGLLSALCRYKNVQDAEHLLFCNKDVFPFNSKSFNIVLNGWCNLIGSPREAERVWMEMGKRGIRYDVVSYASIMSCHSKAGNLYKVFKLYEQMKKMGIIPDRKVYNAVIHALAKGGLVKEAFNLVKTMEEKGIAPDVVTYNSLIKPLCRARKIVEAREVLEEMLRRGLSPTIRTYHAFLRMVRTAEEVFVLLEKMREIDCQPTIETYIMLIRKFCRWRQLDSVFKVWNEICQSGLGPDRGSYIVLIHGLFLNGKLKEAYKFYTEMKEKQLLLEPKIDDMIQTWLANKHITECQIKESKDTQSGRGQSGKQTRAVSEKTDQKKDFVRRPETRMVVRERGFSFWDH; translated from the coding sequence ATGCGAGGAATCAGAATCGTAAGATCGACGACGCCATGGATTCTTTCGATTATTGCTCGAACGCATTCCAATTTCACCTATACGAGATCGGTCGAATGCGCAAGACCCATCATCGAAGCTAGAAATTCCGAGTTCTCgattttttcctcttctttctccaTGTCGAATCTAGAATTCCCAAGTGCAACAGCGAATCCCAGGTTACAAGAAGAATGTAGAAAAAATGATGGTGGTGATGAGGATGGTGATAATGATGGTGATGACGATGATGACGAAGAGGGGGAGGAACTGAAAGATGATGCCGTTAAACAGCTGAGAGTGAGAGATGAAGGTCTTGTTCGCGACATAAATACTGTTGTGGGCATATTGCAAGAACTGGGTAGCAATAGAGTGGAGATGAAAAACAAGCAATACGATGTTAGAGCCACAAAGGAGTTAGTGGATGAAGTTCTTTCTCGGGTAAGAAATGATTGGGAGACAGCGTTCACATTCTTCTTGTGGGCAGGGAAGCAGCCAGGCTATGCCCATTCTGTGCGGGAGTACCACTCAATGATATCCATTCTTGGGAAGATGAGAAAGTTTGATACAGCTTGGGCATTGATTGATGAGATGAAAGGGTCTAGGACTGGTGTGTCCCTTGTCAAGCCACATACTTTATTGATTATGATTAGGAGATATTGTGCAGTGCATGATGTGGCTCGTGCTATAAACACTTTCTATGCATATAAACGGTTTAAATTTGATATGGGGATGGATGAGTTTCACGGCCTTCTATCTGCACTTTGTCGGTACAAGAATGTGCAAGATGCTGAGCACTTACTGTTTTGCAACAAAGATGTTTTTCCATTTAATTCGAAGAGCTTTAATATTGTACTCAATGGATGGTGTAACTTGATTGGAAGTCCACGAGAAGCAGAGAGAGTGTGGATGGAGATGGGCAAGAGAGGCATTCGCTACGATGTTGTCTCATATGCAAGCATCATGTCTTGTCATTCAAAGGCGGGTAACCTATATAAGGTGTTTAAGCTCTACGAACAGATGAAGAAAATGGGAATCATTCCGGATAGGAAAGTTTACAATGCAGTAATTCATGCTCTTGCGAAAGGTGGGCTAGTAAAAGAGGCCTTCAATCTGGTGAAAACAATGGAAGAAAAAGGTATAGCTCCTGACGTTGTTACTTATAACTCACTGATCAAGCCTCTTTGTAGGGCACGAAAAATAGTTGAGGCCAGAGAGGTTCTTGAAGAGATGTTGCGGCGTGGTCTCTCTCCTACAATACGGACTTACCATGCCTTCTTGCGTATGGTGAGGACAGCGGAAGAAGTGTTTGTTCTTTTAGAGAAGATGAGAGAAATAGACTGCCAACCCACTATTGAAACCTATATTATGTTGATCAGGAAGTTTTGTCGTTGGCGCCAGCTTGATAGTGTTTTCAAGGTGTGGAATGAGATCTGTCAAAGCGGCTTAGGTCCTGATCGTGGCTCATATATTGTTCTGATACATGGACTCTTCTTGAATGGAAAGTTGAAGGAAGCATACAAATTTTACACAGAGATGAAGGAAAAACAGTTATTGCTCGAACCAAAGATAGATGATATGATTCAGACTTGGTTAGCTAATAAACATATTACCGAATGTCAGATTAAAGAGTCAAAAGATACTCAATCAGGTCGTGGTCAGTCAGGCAAACAGACCAGGGCAGTCTCTGAAAAAACTGATCAGAAAAAGGATTTCGTGCGACGACCTGAAACTAGAATGGTTGTGAGAGAACGTGGCTTCTCTTTCTGGGACCATTAG
- the LOC119997726 gene encoding apyrase 2-like produces MLKRPPRYESLSDKIHRYRSVLLVISIPLFLVVFVLFLMPGWTTDSVIEEVFINNRKLSPKVGSPWRYAVIFDAGSSGSRVHVFCFDSNMDLVPVGKDLELFLQIKPGLSAYPKDPQAAALSLVSLLDKAESVVPKEFRPKTPVRVGATAGLRALGGDSSDRILQAVRDLLKDRSSFKSDAKSVTVLDGSQEGCYQWVTINSLLGNVGRKYSDTVGVVDLGGGSVQMAYAISEEDAAKAPRILDGEDAYVKKMYLKGKNYYLYVHSYLHYGLLAARAEILKLSEESGNPCILVGYDGSYKYGGKSYKASASSSGSNVDGCRSLAVKALRVNDTVCTHMKCTFGGIWNGGGGDGQKHLFVASFFFDRAAEAGFIDINKPVAKVHPADFEDAAKRACQTKLDDAKSIYSHVEVDNLPYLCMDLVYQYTLLVDGFGLDPWQEITLVKKVQYQNFLAEAAWPLGSAIEAVSS; encoded by the exons ATGCTCAAACGTCCTCCTCGCTATGAGTCTTTGTCTGACAAAATCCACCGTTATCGAAGCGTTTTGCTTGTCATTTCTATTCCTCTATTCCTTGTCGTCTTCGTATTATTCCTTATGCCCGGCTGGACCACTGATTCGGTCATCGAGGAAGTCTTCATTAACAATCGAAAATTGTCGCCCAAGGTGGGGTCTCCCTGGAGGTATGCAGTTATTTTTGACGCCGGAAGTTCGGGGAGTCGGGTTCACGTGTTTTGCTTTGATAGCAATATGGATCTCGTCCCCGTTGGCAAGGATCTCGAGCTTTTCCTTCAG ATTAAACCGGGTTTAAGTGCATACCCGAAGGATCCACAGGCTGCTGCACTGTCTCTTGTTTCCCTGCTTGATAAAGCAGAAAGTGTTGTGCCCAAAGAATTTCGCCCCAAGACGCCAGTTAGAGTTGGG GCAACTGCAGGGTTGAGGGCATTGGGAGGTGATTCATCTGATAGAATTTTGCAAgcg GTTAGAGATCTTCTGAAAGATAGAAGCTCCTTCAAATCTGATGCAAAGTCAGTTACTGTTCTGGACGGGAGTCAAGAAGGTTGTTATCAGTGG GTGACAATAAACTCTCTCTTAGGGAATGTAGGGAGGAAGTATTCAGATACGGTTGGAGTGGTTGATCTTGGAGGGGGATCTGTTCAAATGGCATATGCTATCTCAGAGGAGGATGCTGCCAAGGCTCCAAGGATATTGGATGGGGAGGATGCATATGTAAAGAAAATGTATCTTAAGGGAAAAAATTATTACCTCTATGTTCACAG TTACCTGCACTATGGCTTATTAGCGGCACGAGCAGAGATCTTGAAGCTTTCTGAAGAGTCTGGCAATCCGTGCATCTTGGTCGGTTATGATG GATCTTACAAATATGGGGGAAAGTCTTATAAGGCATCAGCTTCTTCATCTGGCTCCAATGTGGATGGATGTAGGAGTTTAGCCGTAAAGGCTCTGAGAGTCAATGATACAGTATGCACACACATGAAATGCACTTTCGGTGGAATCTGGAATGGTGGAGGGGGTGATGGACAGAAGCATCTATTTGTTGCTTCATTTTTCTTCGATAGGGCTGCAGAG GCTGGTTTTATTGATATCAATAAACCTGTTGCAAAAGTTCATCCCGCGGATTTTGAAGATGCAGCAAAGCGTGCTTGCCAAACTAAACTTGACGATGCAAAGTCCATCTATTCCCATGTGGAGGTGGATAACCTGCCATACTTGTGCATGGATCTTGTTTACCAGTATACATTGCTTGTCGATGGATTTG GTCTCGATCCTTGGCAAGAAATTACGTTAGTGAAGAAAGTTCAATATCAAAATTTCCTTGCAGAAGCAGCTTGGCCTCTAGGCAGTGCAATAGAGGCTGTGTCATCATGA
- the LOC119997225 gene encoding NAC transcription factor 47-like, with protein sequence MKNPQSSLPPGFRFHPTDEELILHYLRKKVTSTPFPVSIIADVDIYKFDPWDLPAMAAFGEKEWYFFSPRDRKYPNGARPNRAAASGYWKATGTDKIIMKSATVSGGGGEMQENIGVKKALVFYKGRPPKGVKTDWIMHEYRLADALSYNHNNKPIKSKDCPMRLDHWVLCRIYKKSNVSTPSMAAAASGQEEEGEEEEQQFVQDYPPLPALKSSVSHNRLNPQKSCSFSNLLDAMDYSYLSNILSDDQGNQTGFDFSTAAFNSGSATQDQAFFSNGGNIGSSSGGNYMIQKLPPLSNSCSPNMENKLKRQNPLVDEDILNHPSKKLVNSCSFTSNTTTQPDHMPQQYNFLNHSFLINQQLLLSPHLQFQG encoded by the exons ATGAAGAATCCTCAATCAAGCTTACCACCAGGATTTAGGTTCCACCCTACTGATGAAGAGCTCATTCTTCATTATCTTAGGAAAAAGGTTACATCCACACCGTTCCCTGTTTCGATCATAGCCGATGTCGATATCTACAAGTTTGATCCCTGGGACTTACCAg CCATGGCTGCCTTTGGTGAGAAAGAATGGTACTTTTTTAGTCCCCGAGACCGGAAGTACCCGAATGGTGCTAGGCCTAACAGAGCAGCTGCGTCCGGGTATTGGAAGGCCACCGGCACAGACAAGATTATCATGAAATCAGCGACGGTGTCCGGTGGCGGCGGAGAAATGCAAGAAAACATTGGTGTAAAGAAAGCTCTTGTGTTCTACAAGGGAAGGCCTCCAAAGGGTGTCAAGACTGATTGGATTATGCATGAATATAGACTTGCAGATGCCCTTAGCTATAACCACAACAACAAACCAATCAAGTCCAAAGATTGTCCCATGAGG TTGGACCATTGGGTTCTCTGCAGAATTTACAAGAAATCCAATGTTTCAACACCATCAATGGCAGCTGCAGCAAGTGGTCaagaagaggaaggagaagaagaagagcagcaATTTGTGCAAGATTATCCCCCTCTACCAGCCTTGAAAAGCTCTGTTAGCCACAACAGGCTTAATCCCCAGAAATCTTGTTCATTCTCCAACTTATTGGATGCCATGGATTACTCATATTTGAGTAACATTCTTTCAGACGATCAAGGAAACCAAACTGGGTTTGATTTTTCAACTGCGGCATTCAACAGCGGCTCTGCAACACAAGACCAGGCCTTCTTCAGTAATGGCGGAAACATCGGTAGCAGCAGCGGCGGCAATTACATGATTCAGAAGCTGCCTCCATTGAGCAATTCATGTAGTCCAAACATGGAGAACAAACTGAAGAGGCAAAATCCACTTGTTGATGAGGATATACTGAACCACCCATCAAAGAAACTCGTCAACTCTTGCAGTTTCACTAGTAACACCACCACCCAACCTGATCATATGCCACAGCAGTACAATTTTCTAAACCATTCATTCTTGATCAATCAGCAGTTGCTTCTCAGTCCTCACCTTCAATTCCAAGGATAG